From one Culex quinquefasciatus strain JHB chromosome 3, VPISU_Cqui_1.0_pri_paternal, whole genome shotgun sequence genomic stretch:
- the LOC6047786 gene encoding KH domain-containing, RNA-binding, signal transduction-associated protein 2 isoform X3, whose protein sequence is MADNQENGYDEASDFKRKNNNKQTPDADEDMDAESQQQSQKAQEYIKGMMAERQALDRKYPIADRLLEVEIESVQKSGKPPARRYIDIYREKHIKVGVKILVPIKEHPRFNFVGKLLGPKGNTLKRLQEDTMCKMAILGRGSMKDRKKEEELRASMDTKYAHLSDDLHVEVSANGPPAEVHARIAYAMAELRKYLIPDSNDFIRQEQMRELMEDQDPEVAVPPKKVYKPKPIPMEQPTPPPPPQIAMSRPLPAQKKVLSILDKARAAMEDTHGPSASTFRQMAPAQRYEEPVYEHGYEPTYAYHPSGPPAPRPKYAPAPQEAPEYEQEYRREYYREPAPYAGRPLF, encoded by the exons ATGGCTGACAACCAGGAGAATGGCTACGACGAGGCGAGCGACTTCAAgcgcaaaaacaacaacaagcaaACGCCGGATGCGGACGAGGACATGGACGCCGAGAGCCAGCAGCAGTCCCAGAAGGCGCAGGAGTACATCAAGGGCATGATGGCCGAGCGGCAGGCGCTGGACCGCAAGTATCCGATTGCGGACCGGCTTCTGGAAGTGG AAATTGAATCCGTCCAGAAATCGGGCAAACCGCCGGCGCGTCGTTACATCGACATCTACCGCGAGAAGCACATCAAGGTCGGGGTGAAAATCCTCGTCCCCATCAAGGAGCACCCGCGGTTCAACTTTGTCGGCAAGCTGCTCGGCCCGAAGGGAAACACGCTGAAGCGCCTCCAGGAGGACACCATGTGCAAGATGGCCATCCTGGGACGCGGCTCGATGAAGGACCGCAAAAAGGAGGAGGAACTGCGCGCCTCGATGGACACCAAGTACGCGCACCTGTCCGACGATCTGCACGTCGAAGTCAGCGCGAACGGACCGCCGGCGGAAGTGCACGCCCGGATCGCTTACGCAATGGCTGAACTGCGCAAGTACCTGATCCCGGACAGCAACGACTTCATCCGGCAGGAGCAGATGCGTGAACTGATGGAGGACCAGGACCCGGAGGTGGCGGTCCCGCCCAAGAAGGTGTACAAACCGAAGCCGATCCCGATGGAGCAGCCgacgccgccgccaccgccgcaGATTGCCATGTCGCGACCGCTGCCCGCCCAGAAGAAGGTGCTGTCGATTTTGGACAAGGCGCGCGCCGCCATGGAGGACACGCACGGACCAAG CGCTTCCACTTTCAGACAAATGGCCCCGGCCCAGCGCTACGAGGAACCGGTGTACGAGCACGGGTACGAACCGACGTACGCGTACCACCCGTCCGGTCCGCCCGCGCCCCGCCCCAAGTACGCCCCCGCCCCGCAGGAAGCCCCCGAGTACGAGCAGGAGTACCGCCGTGAGTACTACCGAGAGCCGGCCCCGTACGCAG GTCGCCCTTTGTTTTGA
- the LOC6047786 gene encoding KH domain-containing, RNA-binding, signal transduction-associated protein 3 isoform X1 has protein sequence MADNQENGYDEASDFKRKNNNKQTPDADEDMDAESQQQSQKAQEYIKGMMAERQALDRKYPIADRLLEVEIESVQKSGKPPARRYIDIYREKHIKVGVKILVPIKEHPRFNFVGKLLGPKGNTLKRLQEDTMCKMAILGRGSMKDRKKEEELRASMDTKYAHLSDDLHVEVSANGPPAEVHARIAYAMAELRKYLIPDSNDFIRQEQMRELMEDQDPEVAVPPKKVYKPKPIPMEQPTPPPPPQIAMSRPLPAQKKVLSILDKARAAMEDTHGPSASTFRQMAPAQRYEEPVYEHGYEPTYAYHPSGPPAPRPKYAPAPQEAPEYEQEYRREYYREPAPYAAAKPAPVTPGSRTWKPSSSYVTQPPSRVVHLEEATMMKREPVPRYRHAPYTRPQK, from the exons ATGGCTGACAACCAGGAGAATGGCTACGACGAGGCGAGCGACTTCAAgcgcaaaaacaacaacaagcaaACGCCGGATGCGGACGAGGACATGGACGCCGAGAGCCAGCAGCAGTCCCAGAAGGCGCAGGAGTACATCAAGGGCATGATGGCCGAGCGGCAGGCGCTGGACCGCAAGTATCCGATTGCGGACCGGCTTCTGGAAGTGG AAATTGAATCCGTCCAGAAATCGGGCAAACCGCCGGCGCGTCGTTACATCGACATCTACCGCGAGAAGCACATCAAGGTCGGGGTGAAAATCCTCGTCCCCATCAAGGAGCACCCGCGGTTCAACTTTGTCGGCAAGCTGCTCGGCCCGAAGGGAAACACGCTGAAGCGCCTCCAGGAGGACACCATGTGCAAGATGGCCATCCTGGGACGCGGCTCGATGAAGGACCGCAAAAAGGAGGAGGAACTGCGCGCCTCGATGGACACCAAGTACGCGCACCTGTCCGACGATCTGCACGTCGAAGTCAGCGCGAACGGACCGCCGGCGGAAGTGCACGCCCGGATCGCTTACGCAATGGCTGAACTGCGCAAGTACCTGATCCCGGACAGCAACGACTTCATCCGGCAGGAGCAGATGCGTGAACTGATGGAGGACCAGGACCCGGAGGTGGCGGTCCCGCCCAAGAAGGTGTACAAACCGAAGCCGATCCCGATGGAGCAGCCgacgccgccgccaccgccgcaGATTGCCATGTCGCGACCGCTGCCCGCCCAGAAGAAGGTGCTGTCGATTTTGGACAAGGCGCGCGCCGCCATGGAGGACACGCACGGACCAAG CGCTTCCACTTTCAGACAAATGGCCCCGGCCCAGCGCTACGAGGAACCGGTGTACGAGCACGGGTACGAACCGACGTACGCGTACCACCCGTCCGGTCCGCCCGCGCCCCGCCCCAAGTACGCCCCCGCCCCGCAGGAAGCCCCCGAGTACGAGCAGGAGTACCGCCGTGAGTACTACCGAGAGCCGGCCCCGTACGCAG CCGCCAAGCCAGCCCCGGTCACGCCCGGCTCCCGCACCTGGaagccgtcgtcgtcgtacgTGACGCAGCCGCCGTCCCGCGTCGTCCACCTGGAGGAGGCGACCATGATGAAGCGCGAGCCGGTGCCCCGGTACCGCCACGCGCCGTACACGCGACCGCAGAAGTAA
- the LOC6047786 gene encoding KH domain-containing, RNA-binding, signal transduction-associated protein 3 isoform X2, with protein sequence MADNQENGYDEASDFKRKNNNKQTPDADEDMDAESQQQSQKAQEYIKGMMAERQALDRKYPIADRLLEVEIESVQKSGKPPARRYIDIYREKHIKVGVKILVPIKEHPRFNFVGKLLGPKGNTLKRLQEDTMCKMAILGRGSMKDRKKEEELRASMDTKYAHLSDDLHVEVSANGPPAEVHARIAYAMAELRKYLIPDSNDFIRQEQMRELMEDQDPEVAVPPKKVYKPKPIPMEQPTPPPPPQIAMSRPLPAQKKVLSILDKARAAMEDTHGPSASTFRQMAPAQRYEEPVYEHGYEPTYAYHPSGPPAPRPKYAPAPQEAPEYEQEYRREYYREPAPYAARGFVRGSYRGIFMPRRGHPPPATATTGSTYQ encoded by the exons ATGGCTGACAACCAGGAGAATGGCTACGACGAGGCGAGCGACTTCAAgcgcaaaaacaacaacaagcaaACGCCGGATGCGGACGAGGACATGGACGCCGAGAGCCAGCAGCAGTCCCAGAAGGCGCAGGAGTACATCAAGGGCATGATGGCCGAGCGGCAGGCGCTGGACCGCAAGTATCCGATTGCGGACCGGCTTCTGGAAGTGG AAATTGAATCCGTCCAGAAATCGGGCAAACCGCCGGCGCGTCGTTACATCGACATCTACCGCGAGAAGCACATCAAGGTCGGGGTGAAAATCCTCGTCCCCATCAAGGAGCACCCGCGGTTCAACTTTGTCGGCAAGCTGCTCGGCCCGAAGGGAAACACGCTGAAGCGCCTCCAGGAGGACACCATGTGCAAGATGGCCATCCTGGGACGCGGCTCGATGAAGGACCGCAAAAAGGAGGAGGAACTGCGCGCCTCGATGGACACCAAGTACGCGCACCTGTCCGACGATCTGCACGTCGAAGTCAGCGCGAACGGACCGCCGGCGGAAGTGCACGCCCGGATCGCTTACGCAATGGCTGAACTGCGCAAGTACCTGATCCCGGACAGCAACGACTTCATCCGGCAGGAGCAGATGCGTGAACTGATGGAGGACCAGGACCCGGAGGTGGCGGTCCCGCCCAAGAAGGTGTACAAACCGAAGCCGATCCCGATGGAGCAGCCgacgccgccgccaccgccgcaGATTGCCATGTCGCGACCGCTGCCCGCCCAGAAGAAGGTGCTGTCGATTTTGGACAAGGCGCGCGCCGCCATGGAGGACACGCACGGACCAAG CGCTTCCACTTTCAGACAAATGGCCCCGGCCCAGCGCTACGAGGAACCGGTGTACGAGCACGGGTACGAACCGACGTACGCGTACCACCCGTCCGGTCCGCCCGCGCCCCGCCCCAAGTACGCCCCCGCCCCGCAGGAAGCCCCCGAGTACGAGCAGGAGTACCGCCGTGAGTACTACCGAGAGCCGGCCCCGTACGCAG CACGAGGTTTCGTCCGGGGCTCGTATCGGGGTATTTTCATGCCACGGCGGGGGCATCCTCCGCCGGCGACAGCGACGACGGGGTCGACATATCAGTGA